ATACATCCACTTATCGTGTTAGCAGAGTCCTGTGTTTTTGATAAACAGTCGCTACCGCCTATCCTCTGCGGCCTGGTTCGGCTCGGGGAGCAAGTCCCTCTACCTACTCCAGGCCCACCTTCTTCCGAAGTTACGGTGGCAATTTGCCTAGTTCCTTGACCAGAGTTCTCTCAAGCGCCTTAGGATTCTCTCCTCGCCCACCTGAGTCGGTTTACGGTACGGGTACCAACATGGCTCCACGCGCGGCTTTTCTTGGAAGCGTAGGATTACCGACTTGTGGTCTTACGACCTCGTCGCCTGCCTCAGCGTAATGGCCTCGCCTTTTCATCGTACGAGACCCGCCTACACAGGAAAACCGGGACGTCCAACACCCGGCTCGGCTACCTTTCTCCGTCCCCGCTCGCTTCAACGCCATGAAGGCAGCGCAGGAATATTAACCTGCCTTCCATCGCCTACGCCTTTCGGCCTTGGCTTAGGTCCCGGCTAACCCTGGGCGGAACGGCCTTCCCCAGGAAACCTTGGGCTTACGGCGGACAGGGTTCTCACCTGTCTTATCGCTACTCATTTCGGCATCAGCACTCCCAGAACCTCCACCACTCCTTGCGGTATGGCTTCGACGGCGCTGGGACGCTCCCCTACCCCACAACCTTGCGGTTGCAGCCGCAGCTTCGGCTCTGCACTTGAGCCCCGTTACATTTTCGGCGCAGCCTGACTTGACCAGTGAGCTATTACGCTTTCTTTAAAAGATGGCTGCTTCTAAGCCAACCTCCTGGTTGTCTGTGTCCTGCCACATCCTTTCTAGTGTTCACTTAGTGCAGAATTAGGGGCCTTAGCTGGCGGTCTGGGTTATTCCCCTCTTGCCGGCCGACGTTATCACCGGTCGACTGCCTCCCGAAGTAACAGTTCCTGGCATTCGGAGTTTGGTACGGTTTGGTAATCTGGTAGGACCCCTAGCCGTTCCAGTGCTCTACCTCCAGGACTGAATTCTCCGAGGCGATACCTAAATATCTTTCGGGGAGAACCAGCTATCACCACGTTTGATTGGCCTTTCACCCCTACACACAGCTCATCTCAGAAGTTTTCAACCTCCACGAGTTCGGTCCTCCACGCGGTATTACCCGCGCTTCAACCTGGCCATGTGTAGATCACGTGGCTTCGGGTTATAATGCACGCAACTGATCGCCCATTTCGGACTCGCTTTCGCTGCGCCTACACCTAACGGCTTAAGCTCGCTACGTACATTAAGTCGCCGAATCATGATGCAAAAGGTACGCTCTCGCACATTCCCGTGAGGGCATAGTGCTCGAACTGCTTGTAGACGTGCGGTTTCAGGGTCTTTGGACTCCCCTAGCAGGGGTTCTTTTCACCTTTCCCTTACGGTACTAGTTCACTATCGGTCGTCGAGGAGTATTTAGGCTTACCGGATGGTCCCGGCAGATTCAGACAGGATTTCACGTGTCCCGCCTTACTTGGGGTTCCCACTCACCCGAGGTTCCGTTTCGCTTACGGGGCTCTCACCCTCTATGGCCCGACTTTCCAGACGGGTTCAGCTACAGATCCTCGGTGCTACCGTGGCCCCGCTACCCCGCCGCACTCACGTGCGACGGTTTGGCCTCTTCCGCGTTCGCTCGCCACTACTGACGGAATCACTCTTGTTTTCTCTTCCTCAGGGTACTGAGATGTTTCACTTCCCCTGGTTCGCTTCCAACGCCTATGGATTCAGCGTTGGATAACGCGGAGTTACCCGCGCTGGGTTTTCCCATTCGGACATCCCCGGATCAAAGCCTGGTTAGCGGCTCCCCGAGGCTTTTCGCAGCTACCCACGTCCTTCATCGCCTCTCGACACCTAGGCATCCACCACACGCCCTTTGTAGCTTGGTTAACCCGATCCTCTCACCGCCAGAGCGGTCGACGGATCGAGACCAAGGTCCAGGCCTACAAGTTCCTGGACGGTGTCACGTATGACACCCGACTCGTATCTACTTTTCTGTGCCTTCCTTCGTATGCGGATTTCAAAGAGCAGTCCCTGGAGACCAGGGAAACTGGTGGAGCTGGACGGAATCGAACCGACGACGTCCTGCTTGCAAAGCAGGTGCTCTACCAACTGAGCTACAGCCCCGCTGCTGGAGAGAGCATTGTCGGTTGCCGCGCATCGAGTCCCAGGCCAAAGAAAATTGGTGGGCCTAGGTAGACTCGAACTACCGACCTCACGCTTATCAGGCGTGCGCTCTAACCAACTGAGCTATAGGCCCTTCCGTGGCGAGATCGGCGGCGATGTCCGACGCTCCAAATCAAGTTCAAAGAACGGAGGTCCGTCCCTCAAAACCGAATAGCAAGCCAATGTCGATGCCGGGGGCGCTGACCTGTCGCTGCTGGAAGGAAGCGCCCGAAGGCCTTCTCCAGAGCTCCTTAGAAAGGAGGTGATCCAGCCGCAGGTTCCCCTACGGCTACCTTGTTACGACTTCACCCCAGTTACCGACCACTCCTTGAGCGGCTGCCTCCTTGCGGTTGGCTCACCGATTTCTGGAGCAATCGACTCCCATGGTGTGACGGGCGGTGTGTACAAGGCCCGGGAACGTATTCACCGCGGCGTTCTGATCCGCGATTACTAGCGATTCCGACTTCATGGAGTCGAGTTGCAGACTCCAATCCGAACTGAGACCGGTTTTTTGAGATTGGCTCCACCTCGCGGTTTGGCAACCCTTTGTACCGGCCATTGTAGCACGTGTGTAGCCCTGGTCATAAAGGCCATGAGGACTTGACGTCATCCCCACCTTCCTCCGGTTTGACACCGGCAGTCCCTCTAGAGTGCCCAACTGAATGATGGCAACTAAAGGCAGGGGTTGCGCTCGTTGCGGGACTTAACCCAACATCTCACGACACGAGCTGACGACAGCCATGCAGCACCTGTCTCACGGCTCCCTTGCGGGCACCCCACCATCTCTGGCGGGTTCCGTGGATGTCAAGACCAGGTAAGGTTCTGCGCGTTGCGTCGAATTAAACCACATGCTCCACCGCTTGTGCGGGCCCCCGTCAATTCCTTTGAGTTTTAGCCTTGCGGCCGTACTTCCCAGGCGGAGAGCTTAATGCGTTGGCTTCGCCACTGCAGGGGTCAACACCCGCAACAGCTAGCTCTCATCGTTTATGGCGTGGACTACCAGGGTATCTAATCCTGTTTGCTCCCCACGCTTTCGCGCCTCAGCGTCAGTGTTCGTCCAGGTGGCCGCCTTCGCCTCTGGTGTTCCTCCCGATATCTACGAATTTCACCTCTACACCGGGAATTCCGCCACCCTCTCCGACACTCAAGAACTGCAGTTTCGAACGCACTTCCCCGGTTGAGCCGAGGGCTTTCACATCCGACTTGCAATCCCGCCTGCGCGCGCTTTACGCCCAATAATTCCGAACAACGCTTGCACCCTCTGTATTACCGCGGCTGCTGGCACAGAGTTAGCCGGTGCTTCTTCTGCTGGTACCGTCAAACCCCGTGGATATTAGCCACGAGGCGTTTCTTCCCAGCCGAAAGAGCTTTACGATCCAAAGACCTTCATCACTCACGCGGCGTTGCTGCGTCAGGCTTTCGCCCATTGCGCAAGATTCCCCACTGCTGCCTCCCGTAGGAGTCTGGGCCGTGTCTCAGTCCCAGTGTGGCTGATCGTCCTCTCAGACCAGCTACCCGTCGTAGCCTTGGTGGGCCATTACCCCGCCAACTAGCTGATGGGCCGCGGACTCATCTTCAGGTGATAGCTTATAAATAGAGGCCACCTTTTCCCGCAGGGACCGAAGTCCCCGTGAGCTCATTCGGCATTAGCCCTCCTTTCGGAAGGTTATTCCAAGCCTGAAGGCAGATTATCCACGTGTTACGCACCCGTTCGCCGCTCAACTGGACCGAAGCCCAATCGCGCACGACTTGCATGTGTTAAGCACGCCGCCAGCGTTCGTTCTGAGCCAGGATCAAACTCTCCAATTGAATTTGGATGAGCTTGCGAGTCCGGTCGGCTAACGACCGATTCTCGGCTCTAATTTGTTACTTCGGGGTCGAACTTAGTCGCCCCGATGGAATTGCGGTTACCCCGCGACATTCGAACGTATGGCTTGCTATTCGGTTTTCAGAGACCAACCATTTCCTCTCGGCGGCGTTCGCCGCGTCGAGGTGGGCGGGGCTTTTATCCCCGGGCCCTTCGAGCGTCAAGCGGTTTTTTTCGTCCGCTTTTTCGCCCCCTTGCCGGCCAACCGCGCGGCCAAGGTGGGTGTGCTTCTACGCATGGACCGCCAACCCGTCAATCGCCTTTTCGATCGTTTTTGATCATTCGCTTTCGGGTTCGGATGATCTCGACCGACGAGGGATGATCCAAACGACCTGCGCCTTACGGTGATCGACCGCTCGGGGCGGTGACGGGAACCCGGCAGAGCCGAGGCTCATTCCGGACGGCCAGATGACGGCCCCGAGGCGGATCAGCCGAGCTCCCCGGCCAGATGGAGCGCAATCGAAAGAACGGCGAGGCCGACCGTTTCGGTCCGGAGCACCTGGGTCCCCAGGCTCAGCACCTCGGCGCCGCGGGATCGGGCGAGGTCGACCTCGGCGGAAGTGAGGCCACCTTCCGGGCCAACGATCAGCGCGAGGGGCTCGCCGGCGTTCGCCTCGAGCCAGGGCCCCAGACGGACGCCGGGATCCTGCTCCTCCCAGAGGACCGCGATCCGCTCCCCTCTCTGGTGTGCTGCGTCGAGGAAATCCCGGAGGGTCGCCGGCTCGTCCACCGCCGGCACATCCGCCCTGCCGCACTGCCGGGCAGCCTCCTCGCCGATCCGACGCCAGCGCCGGGCGCGATCGGCTCCCTTGGCCGGATCGAGCTGGACCACACAGCGCTCGAGGCGCAAGGGAGCGAACCGGGTGACGCCGAGCTCGGTGGCCTTCTGGACCACGAGGTCGAGCTTGTCGCCCTTCGCCAAGCCCTGGGCCAGGGTGATCGCGGGCCGGGTGGCCCGTCGCGGCTCG
The Vulgatibacter incomptus DNA segment above includes these coding regions:
- a CDS encoding 16S rRNA (uracil(1498)-N(3))-methyltransferase, producing the protein MKRLLVPPERIGDGKARIRGESLHYLSRVLRVRVGEPLEIFDGRGAAWSGVLASIDAEEAIVGLQGEPRRATRPAITLAQGLAKGDKLDLVVQKATELGVTRFAPLRLERCVVQLDPAKGADRARRWRRIGEEAARQCGRADVPAVDEPATLRDFLDAAHQRGERIAVLWEEQDPGVRLGPWLEANAGEPLALIVGPEGGLTSAEVDLARSRGAEVLSLGTQVLRTETVGLAVLSIALHLAGELG